From Erigeron canadensis isolate Cc75 chromosome 8, C_canadensis_v1, whole genome shotgun sequence, one genomic window encodes:
- the LOC122580032 gene encoding calcium/calmodulin-regulated receptor-like kinase 2, which produces MVHKVDLVIFAVAVGLAVGIVIATLVFLIIRWYKRLSCLRRSSHNSPPGALPIHKSDVDRRDILSDTFKNSVTIKLTTYPTKCSPLATLYKNDKMQLPSSPGLLKYSYKDVQKATKNFTTILGKGSFGPVYKAVMPAGEIIAVKTLASNSKQGEKEFQTEVSLLGRLHHRNLVNLVGYSVDKRQRMLIYEYMRNGSLASFLHNEEKPTLNWEERLQIALDISHGLEYLHDGAVPPVIHRDLKSANILLDHLMRAKVADFGLSKEEVYDDRHSCVKGTYGYIDPVYILTNKFTKKSDIYSFGVILFELITAIHPQQNLIEYVNLAAMSSDGADEILDKKLAGECDLKEVRILARIAHRCLHKTPRKRPAIAEVSQAITKLKRRHLTRAESQSAMSFGGEEFSGVVGCIEVQQNHLLRMASIHES; this is translated from the exons ATGGTTCACAAAGTTGATTTAGTAATCTTTGCAGTCGCCGTGGGTCTGGCTGTTGGTATCGTCATAGCAACACTTGTATTCCTTATCATACGGTGGTACAAAAGACTCTCTTGTCTTCGACGGTCTTCACATAACAGCCCTCCAGGGGCACTACCTATACACAAAAGTGATGTAGACAGACGTGATATCTTGAGTGATACCTTCAAAAACTCTGTTACAATTAAACTGACAACTTATCCGACCAAATGTTCACCGCTTGCGACACtgtataaaaatgataaaatgcaACTGCCGTCTTCGCCTGGGCTACTGAAATACTCTTACAA GGACGTCCAGAAGGCCACAAAAAACTTTACGACTATATTGGGAAAAGGATCTTTCGGTCCTGTATATAAAGCTGTGATGCCAGCTGGTGAGATTATTGCAGTGAAAACTCTCGCTTCCAATTCCAAGCAAGGGGAGAAGGAATTTCAAACTGAG GTGTCTCTTCTAGGAAGGTTGCATCATAGGAATTTAGTGAATTTAGTTGGGTATAGTGTAGATAAAAGGCAACGCATGTTAATATATGAATACATGAGGAACGGAAGCTTGGCAAGCTTTCTACATA ATGAAGAGAAGCCCACCTTGAATTGGGAAGAAAGGCTTCAAATTGCTCTTGACATATCACATGGGTTAGAGTATCTTCATGATGGG GCAGTGCCGCCTGTCATACATAGAGATTTAAAGTCTGCTAATATCTTGCTAGACCACTTAATGAGAGCAAAG GTTGCTGATTTTGGCCTGTCAAAAGAGGAGGTTTATGATGATCGACATTCGTGCGTTAAAGGCACATATGGCTATATAGATCCTGTGTATATATTGACAAACAAATTCACCAAAAAGAGCGACATCTACAGTTTTGGAGTTATCCTATTTGAACTCATTACAGCCATTCATCCACAACAAAATCTCATTGAGTATGTTAATCTA gcagcCATGAGTTCAGACGGTGCAGATGAAATCCTTGACAAGAAACTGGCAGGAGAATGTGATCTCAAAGAAGTTAGGATTCTAGCTAGAATAGCTCACAGATGCTTGCATAAAACACCCAGAAAACGACCAGCAATTGCAGAGGTTTCACAGGCTATAACAAAGTTAAAGCGTCGGCATTTGACCAGGGCTGAGAGTCAAAGCGCCATGTCTTTTGGAGGTGAAGAGTTCTCAGGAGTCGTGGGTTGCATAGAGGTGCAGCAAAATCATTTACTAAGAATGGCCAGCATCCATGAAAGCTGA